In Scylla paramamosain isolate STU-SP2022 chromosome 1, ASM3559412v1, whole genome shotgun sequence, one DNA window encodes the following:
- the LOC135102059 gene encoding SIN3-HDAC complex-associated factor-like — translation MFSFHKPKVYRSTTGCCICKAKSSSSRFTDSKKYEDDFVDCFNLKERRSGEICNACVLLVKRWKKLPKGTDRNWHHVVDARAGPGTKSLTKFKSKKIKKNLDNPDKPLKEKIKKKHRYIRKVGRERSPGALSDDIAVGDERLSDGSGPSVPGSLAPSPYPSPYPSEDDADSQDRTLLSGAAKRKTIPPSQFQLSSFVDLTYWKQEKVCCGLIFRGDCGEVLIDPRFFHPCSCRMKALELSPAPTPASTPRASSSDGGSNYYDDEDYQDSDSLDDRLDYYSSVGGSPSGPLMPHLTTGLAS, via the exons CTCACGCTTCACAGACTCAAAGAAGTATGAAGATGACTTTGTGGACTGCTTCAACTTGAAGGAGCGGAGATCTGGGGAGATATGCAATGCCTGTGTCCTCTTAGTGAAGCGTTGGAAGAAGCTGCCCAAGGGAACTGATCGCAACTGGCACCAT GTTGTTGATGCAAGGGCTGGGCCTGGTACAAAATCCCTCACAAAATTcaagagtaagaaaataaaaaagaacttaGACAATCCAGATAAACcattgaaggaaaagataaagaagaagcaTAG GTATATCAGGAAGGTTGGGCGGGAGAGATCTCCAGGAGCTCTAAGTGATGATATTGCTGTGGGGGATGAGAGGTTAAGTGACGGGTCTGGTCCTTCTGTGCCTGGCTCCCTGGCCCCTTCCCCCTATCCCTCCCCCTACCCCTCAGAGGATGATGCAGACTCACAAGATCGCACACTACTCTCAGGAGCTGCCAAGAGGAAGACCATCCCACCTTCACAGTTTCAACTTAGTAGCTTTGTTGATCTAACATACTGGAAACA GGAGAAGGTGTGCTGTGGTCTCATCTTTAGAGGGGACTGTGGTGAGGTGCTCATTGACCCTCGGTTCTTCCACCCATGTTCATGCCGCATGAAGGCGCTGGAGCTTTCCCCAGCCCCCACACCTGCCTCCACTCCCAGGGCCTCATCATCTGACGGTGGCAGCAACTACTATGATGATGAGGACTACCAGGACTCCGACTCCCTGGATGACAGGCTGGACTACTACTCTTCCGTGGGTGGCTCTCCCTCCGGCCCCCTCATGCCCCACCTGACAACGGGACTTGCAAGTTAA